One Drechmeria coniospora strain ARSEF 6962 chromosome 01, whole genome shotgun sequence genomic region harbors:
- a CDS encoding Galactose-1-phosphate uridylyltransferase, translating to MPDKILDDISHRRYNPLTDSWLLVSPHRTNRPWQGAQEGAAANRLPEYDAECYLCPGNARAVGERNPKYERTFAFVNDYSAVKKEQRDYNDASASSDGAQPADLETILLRAQGVKGVCYVLTFSPMHHLTFADMPAADILPVVEHWTRIYGNHLSAANPLKELARNLDVVAPKDDVSVPGDEYRFMQIFENKGAAMGCSNPHPHCQVWTTSTMPEEPGKELLNMTKYRRQHGRHLLADYVELELAKEERVVWQNAAFVVVCPWWAVWPFEVLILPKRHVRSLVDLQPEERLQFAETIQEVTRRYDNLFKCSFPYSSGIHQAPLRGSDEEIDNSYFHMHFYPPLLRSATVKKFLVGYELMAEPQRDITPEQAAARLRGCGGALYRNGARP from the exons ATGCCTGACAAGATCCTGGACGACATTTCTCATCGGCGATACAACCCACTCACAGACAGCTGGCTCCTCGTCTCCCCTCATCGGACCAACCGTCCGTGGCA GGGCGCGCAAgagggagcggcggcgaatCGGCTGCCCGAATATGACGCCGAG TGCTACCTTTGCCCGGGCAACGCGCGCGCGGTAGGCGAAAGGAATCCCAAGTACGAAAGGACTTTTGCCTTTGTAAACGACTACAGTGCCGTCAAGAAGGAGCAGCGTGACTATAATGATGCGAGCGCGTCCTCGGATGGTGCGCAGCCGGCTGACCTGGAAACGATCCTTCTCCGCGCCCAGGGCGTCAAGGGCGTTTGCTACGTTCTCACCTTTTCACCCATGCATCACCTCACCTTTGCCGACATGCCTGCCGCCGACATCCTCCCCGTCGTGGAGCACTGGACGCGCATCTACGGCAACCACCTCTCGGCAGCAAATCCGCTCAAGGAGCTGGCCCGCAatctcgacgtcgtcgcccccAAGGACGATGTGTCTGTGCCGGGTGACGAGTATCGTTTCATGCAAATCTTCGAGAACAAGGGCGCGGCCATGGGCTGCTCGAACCCGCACCCCCACTGCCAGGTGTGGaccacgtcgacgatgcccgaGGAGCCAGGCAAGGAGCTCCTCAACATGACCAAGTATCGCCGTCAACACGGGCGCCATCTTCTCGCCGATTACGTCGAGCTGGAgctggccaaggaggagcgCGTGGTCTGGCAAAACGCcgcctttgtcgtcgtctgccCCTGGTGGGCCGTCTGGCCGTTCGAGGTGCTCATCCTCCCCAAGCGGCACGTCCGTTCGCTCGTCGACCTCCAGCCCGAGGAGCGGCTGCAATTTGCCGAGACCATCCAAGAGGTGACGCGGCGGTACGACAACCTTTTCAAGTGCAGTTTCCCCTACAGTTCTGGCATCCACCAGGCGCCCCTGCGGGGTTCCGACGAGGAGATTGACAACTCGTACTTTCACATGCACTTTTATCCGCCTTTGCTGCGATCGGCGACCGTCAAGAAGTTCCTCGTCGGGTACGAGCTCATGGCGGAGCCGCAGCGAGACATCACGCccgagcaggcggcggcacggCTTCGCGGCTGTGGCGGGGCGCTGTACCGGAATGGCGCGAGGCCATGA
- a CDS encoding hypothetical protein (related to human 17-beta-hydroxysteroid dehydrogenase): MDSPIVQKALDHVRQILSPPEKIQWALAGVGALYIGTKLLSYLSLILSSVVFVGHPLRKYGRVGTWAVVTGASDGLGKEYATQLAAKGFNLILVSRTQSKLDTLAVELKQKYSAKGLQIKTLAMDFAKNDNGDYERLREMLGGLEVAILINNVGQSHNMPVPFIQTPREELENIITVNCIGTLKVTQLVAPILKARKHGLILTMGSFGGWTPTPYLATYSGSKAFLQQWSNALASELADDHIDVYLVLSHLVTTSMSKIRRPSLLIPSARNFVKAALGKIGLGGYQTAPNTYTPWWSHSIMLWLIENVPGVNSPVVIWINKKMHIDIRARALRKRDREAKKQ, from the exons ATGGACTCTCCCATCGTGCAAAAAGCGCTTGACCATGTCCGGCAGATTCTCTCGCCTCCTGAGAAAATCCAGTGGGCCCTTGCTGGCGTTGGCGCATTGTACATCGGCACGAAGCTATTGAGCTACCTGTCCCTGATCCTCAGCTCCGTCGTCTTTGTTGGTCACCCA CTTCGAAAATATGGTCGCGTTGGCACATGGGCCGTCGTGACCGGCGCTTCGGATGGCTTGGGAAAGGAGTACGCAACCCAGCTCGCGGCCAAGGGCTTCAatctcatcctcgtctcCCGAACGCAATCCAAGCTCGACACCCTCGCCGTGGAACTGAAACAGAAATATTCCGCCAAGGGCTTGCAGATAAAGACGCTGGCCATGGACTTTGCCAAAAACGACAACGGTGACTATGAACGGTTGCGCGAGATGCTCGGTGGTCTCGAAGTGGCGATTCTGATCAACAACGTTGGCCAGAGCCACAACATGCCCGTACCGTTCATCCAAACGCCCAGggaggagctcgagaacATCATCACCGTCAACTGCATCGGCACCCTCAAGGTCACCCAGCTGGTCGCCCCGATCCTCAAGGCCCGCAAGCATGGCCTGATATTGACCATGGGCTCCTTTGGTGGTTGGACGCCCACGCCCTACCTGGCCACCTATTCCGGCAGCAAGGCCTTCCTCCAGCAGTGGAGCAacgccttggcctcggagCTGGCCGATGATCACATCGACGTGTATCTGGTGCTGAGCCACCTCGTCACCACCTCGATGAGCAAAATCCGCCGCCCGAGTCTGCTCATCCCTAGCGCTCGCAACTTTGTCAAGGCTGCCCTAGGGAAGATTGGGCTCGGCGGCTACCAGACGGCTCCGAACACGTATACTCCGTGGTGGAGCCATTCGATCATGCTGTGGCTCATCGAGAACGTGCCCGGTGTCAACAGCCCCGTCGTCATCTGGATCAACAAGAAGATGCACATTGACATCCGCGCGAGAGCCCTGCGCAAGCGCGACCGCGAGGCGAAGAAACAGTAA
- a CDS encoding transmembrane domain-containing protein produces MDFVRTLLPPGKGVLPYYMLVVSFPLPRKPTCPKRELTSKLSVLSIGNSLQAYATLHFSRRVYNGRFVRNSKLPPATAEYNPEDAVDKLVPATVQSDPKATDQMTPLAGRLFGTWTLITCIVRCYAAYHLHIGPVYNIAVWTYVVALGHFASELFVFKSMTLGLPQIFPLTLASCALIWMPMVRGYYVEGH; encoded by the coding sequence ATGGACTTTGTCAGGACACTGCTCCCGCCAGGAAAGGGCGTGCTGCCCTACTACATGCTCGTTGTAAGCTTCCCGCTCCCTCGCAAGCCGACGTGCCCAAAGCGCGAACTGACTTCCAAGCTCTCCGTCTTGTCCATCGGCAACTCTCTCCAGGCGTACGCCACGCTGCACTTCTCGCGCCGCGTCTACAACGGTCGCTTCGTACGGAACAGCAAGCTGCCCCCGGCAACGGCCGAGTACAACCCCGAGGATGCCGTTGACAAGCTCGTGCCGGCAACGGTGCAGAGCGATCCCAAGGCCACGGACCAGATGACACCCCTTGCCGGCCGTCTCTTCGGCACCTGGACGCTCATCACCTGCATCGTGCGCTGCTACGCCGCCTACCACCTGCATATCGGACCCGTCTACAACATTGCCGTCTGGACCTACGTCGTTGCGCTGGGGCACTTTGCGAGCGAGCTGTTTGTCTTCAAAAGCATGACGTTGGGCCTGCCGCAGATTTTCCCCTTGACCCTCGCGAGCTGCGCGCTCATCTGGATGCCCATGGTCCGGGGCTACTACGTCGAGGGCCACTGA